The Mucilaginibacter mallensis genome has a segment encoding these proteins:
- a CDS encoding S66 peptidase family protein, giving the protein MIDKTAVQTTSGLVPPYLKKGDKIAITCPAKKLPHPMADAISLLQSWELEVILGETVEASYHQFAGDDELRARDMQKFIDDDSIKAIIAARGGYGTIRMIDKVDFTRFAEHPKWVVGFSDITILHAHLYSNYNTQSIHGQMPVNIQDASAKSLETLRKALFGENISYHFNSHNDNRSGNAKGVLIGGNLSLLAAVAGSVSDMDYSGKILFIEDVGEYLYSVDRMIRTLDRAGKLKNLAGLIVGGFTEIKDNDIPFGQTIAEIIMDVVKEYDYPVCFDFPAGHIPDNHSLILGRMLSLSVKNEHVEIKYL; this is encoded by the coding sequence ATGATTGACAAAACCGCAGTTCAGACTACTTCCGGACTAGTGCCTCCCTACCTAAAAAAGGGCGACAAGATAGCCATTACCTGCCCTGCAAAAAAACTGCCTCATCCTATGGCGGATGCCATCAGCCTGCTGCAATCATGGGAGCTGGAGGTTATTTTGGGTGAAACCGTTGAGGCATCCTATCACCAATTTGCAGGCGACGATGAGCTGCGGGCCAGGGATATGCAAAAATTTATTGATGATGACAGCATCAAAGCCATTATAGCAGCACGTGGCGGATATGGCACAATCCGCATGATTGACAAGGTTGATTTTACTCGCTTTGCTGAGCACCCTAAGTGGGTAGTGGGTTTTAGCGATATCACTATATTACACGCGCATTTATATAGCAACTATAATACTCAAAGCATCCACGGCCAAATGCCGGTAAATATTCAGGATGCATCCGCGAAATCATTGGAAACATTGCGAAAGGCTTTGTTTGGCGAGAATATCAGCTATCATTTTAATTCGCATAACGATAACCGGAGCGGCAATGCTAAGGGCGTCTTAATTGGAGGAAATTTGTCCTTATTAGCGGCTGTGGCAGGTTCTGTATCCGACATGGATTATAGCGGGAAAATCTTATTTATTGAGGACGTAGGCGAGTATTTATACAGTGTTGACCGCATGATCCGCACGCTTGACCGCGCCGGTAAGCTTAAAAACCTGGCAGGCCTGATAGTAGGCGGCTTTACCGAGATCAAAGATAACGACATCCCCTTTGGGCAAACCATAGCCGAAATTATTATGGATGTTGTAAAGGAGTACGATTACCCCGTATGCTTTGATTTCCCTGCCGGGCATATACCCGACAACCATAGCCTTATTTTGGGCAGGATGCTCAGCCTATCAGTAAAAAATGAACACGTAGAAATAAAATATCTATAA
- a CDS encoding DoxX family protein, which yields MALFSKLGNYKNFGLLIIRIGLGIMFIYHGFPMLMGGVKSWEGVGAAMKYVGIHFWPVVWGFLAAAVDTFGGFLLIIGLQFRPVCILLVINLIVAALFHLRTGGGLGEAAHAIEDCIMFAGLLFVGPGKYSVDKK from the coding sequence ATGGCACTTTTCAGTAAATTAGGTAACTACAAAAACTTTGGCTTATTAATTATTCGCATTGGCTTGGGCATTATGTTCATTTACCATGGCTTCCCTATGTTGATGGGTGGGGTAAAATCATGGGAAGGTGTTGGAGCTGCTATGAAATATGTGGGTATCCATTTTTGGCCGGTAGTATGGGGCTTTTTGGCTGCGGCTGTTGATACCTTTGGCGGGTTTTTATTGATCATTGGCCTACAGTTTAGGCCAGTGTGCATACTACTGGTGATAAATTTGATTGTAGCGGCATTATTTCATTTACGTACCGGCGGTGGCTTAGGCGAAGCAGCACATGCAATTGAGGATTGCATCATGTTTGCTGGCCTGTTGTTTGTAGGGCCGGGGAAATATAGTGTGGATAAGAAATAA
- a CDS encoding peptidase associated/transthyretin-like domain-containing protein: MKKIFSILLLVVSIAQFATAQTITVTGTVKNNLGDILHYAFVQDKQLKYATYTDSLGNFSVSAGPQSKLAISCYGYKDTLVNVDNSAHFDIVLYPKSGEAIASTPTVAAGGTEMSKRASLEEAFSPSTNNANGAGYNLTAGATFPSFSHKDATEGSRYLLSAWSHGYVVNAQDSIIQNHTFYFNYDKMGGGLLLSQDKKSAIEVDKGLVKSFTLVDGANVSYTFERMPDVDPTHYVQILSTGKKYKIFRTVKTKFVKADYTTNGIASTGNNYDSYQDSYEYYVLDLHNNSRQKLDLKKKSIKADFAADADKVNKFLTDHSDDTIDETYLASLGSYMNE; this comes from the coding sequence ATGAAAAAAATATTTTCAATACTGCTTTTAGTAGTATCAATAGCCCAATTTGCAACAGCGCAAACTATTACAGTAACAGGTACCGTAAAAAATAATCTTGGCGATATACTGCATTATGCATTTGTGCAGGATAAACAACTTAAATATGCCACCTATACCGATTCATTAGGTAATTTTAGCGTTAGTGCCGGCCCTCAATCAAAGCTTGCCATTAGCTGCTATGGTTATAAGGATACCCTTGTAAATGTTGATAATAGTGCTCATTTTGATATTGTACTTTATCCAAAATCTGGTGAAGCTATTGCATCAACCCCAACAGTAGCTGCCGGCGGTACTGAGATGAGCAAACGAGCAAGTTTGGAGGAAGCATTTAGCCCAAGTACAAATAATGCTAATGGTGCTGGTTATAATCTTACGGCTGGTGCAACATTCCCGTCGTTTAGCCATAAGGACGCTACTGAAGGTAGCCGGTATTTGTTATCTGCATGGTCGCACGGATATGTGGTAAATGCGCAGGATTCCATCATTCAAAATCATACATTCTACTTTAATTATGATAAAATGGGAGGTGGCTTATTATTATCGCAGGATAAAAAATCAGCAATTGAAGTTGATAAAGGACTTGTAAAATCATTCACGTTAGTTGACGGGGCAAATGTATCATATACTTTTGAACGCATGCCTGATGTTGACCCAACCCATTATGTACAGATCCTGTCAACAGGCAAAAAATACAAGATATTCAGAACAGTAAAAACTAAGTTTGTAAAGGCTGATTACACCACAAACGGTATAGCTAGCACAGGCAATAACTATGATTCATACCAGGATAGCTACGAATATTATGTATTAGACCTGCACAATAACAGCCGCCAAAAACTTGATTTAAAAAAGAAATCGATAAAAGCCGATTTTGCTGCGGACGCCGATAAAGTAAATAAATTTCTAACAGATCATTCAGATGATACTATCGACGAAACTTATTTAGCTAGCTTAGGCTCATACATGAACGAATAA
- a CDS encoding DUF1735 domain-containing protein — translation MKRNKFFKTGGFHLALIMLVASFSLTSCLKDNGPGSVNFGDSPALVGFQYAGIGPVPMVTKILGKSTDASDIEVTLSVASLTLKTPVTVNVVPDPAGFNTYKTNVDTNAVLLPSTQYALANGGKVTISPGQQIVKLHITFTGDQINFNNDNTLAFKLQDASGATIASNLSEIILKILLKSIYEGAYTNNGTFFDTGGAITQGVYPEKIELLTVSKYVVDFYDISANVGYGHPIYLGGASYFGSFSPEFTIDPTTSKVTGVTNYYGQNSGAHSRSAVLDPTGINATSGTPGTVGFKISVKYIMVQAGTPRVTFTEVYTFTNPI, via the coding sequence ATGAAAAGAAATAAATTTTTTAAAACGGGAGGATTTCACCTTGCATTAATTATGCTGGTTGCATCGTTTTCCCTTACATCTTGCCTAAAGGATAATGGGCCAGGATCTGTAAATTTTGGAGACAGTCCCGCGTTGGTAGGTTTCCAGTATGCTGGTATTGGCCCAGTACCTATGGTTACCAAAATATTGGGTAAATCAACAGATGCTTCTGATATAGAAGTAACATTATCAGTAGCTTCTTTAACGTTAAAAACACCAGTTACAGTTAATGTTGTTCCTGATCCTGCTGGGTTTAATACTTATAAAACCAATGTTGATACAAATGCTGTTCTATTACCAAGTACCCAATATGCTTTAGCTAATGGCGGTAAGGTAACTATTTCACCAGGGCAGCAAATAGTAAAATTGCATATAACTTTTACAGGTGATCAGATTAATTTTAATAATGATAACACTTTAGCTTTCAAGCTTCAGGATGCATCAGGCGCAACTATTGCCAGCAACTTATCAGAGATCATTCTGAAAATTTTATTGAAGAGTATTTATGAAGGTGCTTATACCAACAACGGTACTTTCTTTGATACTGGTGGTGCAATTACCCAGGGTGTTTATCCTGAAAAGATCGAATTGCTGACAGTTAGCAAATATGTGGTTGACTTTTATGATATCAGCGCTAACGTTGGTTACGGTCACCCTATATATTTAGGCGGCGCAAGCTACTTTGGTTCTTTCTCGCCAGAGTTTACAATTGACCCAACAACCAGTAAAGTAACCGGAGTTACTAACTATTATGGTCAAAACTCGGGAGCTCACTCCAGGTCAGCAGTATTGGACCCTACAGGTATTAATGCAACAAGCGGAACACCGGGTACTGTTGGATTTAAAATTTCGGTAAAATACATCATGGTTCAGGCCGGTACACCACGTGTTACATTTACGGAGGTATATACCTTTACAAATCCAATATAA
- a CDS encoding SusD/RagB family nutrient-binding outer membrane lipoprotein produces the protein MKKTIILLFITSVFASGCKKYLDVNNNPNQPTVVTPNVVLSAALTGSANAMGTDFLNVNRYMGYWSRSGNYVSDPINEQYQFNNSMTDNDWATEYTTLNRYHYIETAGTINGLPFYVGVAKVMEALHFSRLVDIYGNVPYSQAFNPTKYQTPKYDDAATIYGELITKLDSAVTVFQAATAYYKIAPKTQITTDDQYDLIFGRGAGVAPATRMTEWIQFANTLKLSLLLHENAIITTAYRTAEIAKITANGAGYLPAGLSAAVNPGYSNTSNKQNPFYAIFETPTAVNVQQGYFRANTYAINFGINTGDERQNFFYGAPYASTGFPEGNYDGDPKSNSNSSTSQISGDGNQAAFGVTITGATGTLKSSLQDQLILSDFESLFIQAEAAQRGWITGDAGTFYKEAVEQNFVYLNAQLFEGSPIAEADYYLQGTHNANPGLIGSVNDDTYSYFPGSSNPLGVILTQKWAALNSINWVEAWTGYRRSGYPVKSILDISHATTHVQNAIPTRYLYPQSELNTNAANVPVITAPAQYGKIFWDK, from the coding sequence ATGAAAAAAACTATAATATTACTTTTTATTACCTCGGTGTTTGCATCGGGTTGTAAAAAATATCTGGATGTTAACAATAACCCTAACCAGCCAACAGTGGTTACGCCAAACGTGGTGTTGTCCGCAGCCTTAACAGGTTCGGCAAACGCGATGGGTACAGATTTTCTGAACGTTAACAGATATATGGGTTACTGGTCACGTAGTGGTAACTATGTAAGCGACCCAATAAATGAGCAATATCAGTTCAATAATAGTATGACTGATAATGATTGGGCAACTGAATATACTACATTAAACAGATACCATTACATTGAAACTGCTGGTACTATTAACGGCCTGCCATTTTATGTGGGTGTTGCCAAAGTTATGGAAGCACTTCATTTTTCAAGGTTGGTTGATATTTATGGTAATGTGCCATACTCTCAGGCATTTAACCCTACAAAATATCAAACACCTAAATATGATGATGCAGCTACTATATATGGCGAACTGATCACTAAGCTTGATAGCGCGGTAACCGTTTTCCAGGCTGCAACTGCCTATTACAAAATAGCTCCGAAAACACAGATTACTACTGATGACCAGTATGACCTTATTTTTGGTCGCGGTGCGGGCGTTGCGCCGGCAACACGTATGACAGAGTGGATACAGTTTGCAAATACACTGAAATTGAGTTTATTGTTACATGAAAATGCCATAATCACTACTGCTTATCGCACAGCGGAGATCGCAAAAATTACCGCAAATGGCGCAGGTTATTTACCTGCGGGTTTAAGCGCTGCTGTTAACCCAGGCTATTCAAATACCAGCAATAAGCAAAATCCTTTTTATGCCATATTTGAAACACCAACAGCTGTAAACGTTCAGCAAGGTTATTTCCGTGCAAATACATACGCTATAAATTTTGGTATCAATACCGGTGATGAAAGGCAGAACTTCTTTTATGGAGCGCCTTACGCTAGTACAGGATTTCCAGAAGGTAACTATGATGGTGACCCTAAATCTAATTCCAATTCATCTACCTCGCAAATTAGTGGTGATGGTAATCAAGCTGCGTTTGGTGTTACAATAACTGGAGCCACAGGTACATTGAAAAGCTCTTTACAGGATCAATTAATACTTTCAGATTTTGAAAGCTTATTTATACAGGCTGAAGCTGCACAAAGAGGTTGGATAACAGGTGATGCTGGAACATTCTATAAGGAGGCTGTTGAGCAAAACTTTGTATACCTGAATGCTCAATTATTCGAGGGAAGCCCGATTGCAGAAGCAGATTATTATTTACAAGGAACACACAATGCAAACCCTGGGCTAATTGGTAGTGTAAATGATGATACCTATTCTTATTTTCCGGGTTCAAGCAATCCTTTAGGTGTTATTCTAACACAAAAGTGGGCTGCACTAAACAGTATTAACTGGGTTGAAGCATGGACAGGTTACCGCCGCAGTGGTTACCCTGTAAAATCAATACTTGATATATCGCATGCTACAACACACGTACAAAACGCGATACCTACCAGGTACCTGTATCCTCAATCAGAACTAAACACCAATGCGGCTAATGTGCCGGTTATAACCGCACCTGCGCAGTATGGCAAAATTTTCTGGGATAAATAA
- a CDS encoding SusC/RagA family TonB-linked outer membrane protein, with protein sequence MKKLLLVSLCFLMLSITQVFAQNRTVTGTVTAKDDGLPIPGVTVRVKGSTGGVVTNSAGKYSISAPAGATLQFSFIGYNALAVAPKGGVQNVSLEPASTQLGEVVVTGALGVKKEAKELGYSVATISTKELTQAKVTDVATGLAGKVSGLQVNLADNGVDPQVRVVLRGNRSITGNNQALIVVDGVPIDDPNYLNTINPEDIESTTVLKGATAAAIYGSKASNGVLIITTKHGSKVAPSITVSNTTYLQQLSYLPKLQNQFGGYGGEGGSYVNANGTVNPVGYENEAYGPAFDGRQLLIALSPIFAADGTTVTGYDSLYSPYTYKKNAVKDFFKTGLQNQFNVSYSAGTDHGTFYLGFQDATTDGIVPDDHSRRDNITISGNQDYGNFHADYKVSYDQNNVNVAGNSYNQATTSGGLESAGVFSGRPLYFEIINTPPNIPLEDFKDPTSQYGNPNSYYSAYSTNPYWTIANSRRKRDTYDLLGTLNLAYKITPWLSIADRIGITQTTEQFKYTRAGITFAPWAIADPQSAGNVPSSQGYLAPSEFDETYFEQRLNNDLYATFNKKFGDFSVNGLVGYNMEQRYQRGIQLQGDALQFPNDYNIGSVLGVPDYAEFSYTQRDYSFYEQATVGYKDFLYLTGTNRDEWNSVLAAGHDHFEYPSVNASYIFTNNIKALKDNKVLSYGKLTAAYSKVANINIGGTNGNPYGAYSLINPFVPPTGYPYGSIGGYSQSTLYLNPDIQPEKTTEYEFGTELGFLDGRISLKADYYQSKTRNESLTADVSAATGFTQKLVNAGLVTNTGEEFDLNVIAIKSRSVTWDIGATYSHYHNLINQLPGGEVQLSSFSDGVGGGIYAIQGQSFPVIKTNDWTRDPATGKVIVDPTTGRPTVDPTEKTYGNTTPTQILGLTNSISYKNFTFSFVLDYRGGYSIMNDIGAYLNFTGIGAQSAENGRQRFIFPNSVVSQGGKYVTNTSVAVNNGGNIAGDGFWPLVYGSNLGSIYVTSAAFWKVREANLTYDVPKSFLASNLPFIKRASVSLIGRNLLMFTPKSNIYTDPEFSESGNGNAVGATSDGQLPPTRFYGANLTVTF encoded by the coding sequence ATGAAAAAACTTCTACTAGTAAGTTTGTGTTTCCTGATGTTAAGTATTACACAGGTGTTCGCACAAAACCGTACAGTTACTGGTACGGTTACGGCCAAAGACGATGGCTTACCCATTCCGGGAGTAACAGTAAGGGTAAAAGGCTCAACTGGGGGTGTAGTCACCAACAGTGCGGGTAAATACTCAATCAGCGCACCAGCAGGTGCAACTCTTCAATTCAGCTTTATTGGTTACAATGCACTGGCAGTTGCCCCTAAAGGCGGTGTACAAAATGTGTCACTTGAACCTGCTAGTACCCAGTTGGGCGAGGTTGTGGTAACCGGTGCCTTGGGTGTTAAAAAAGAAGCTAAAGAGTTAGGTTACTCAGTGGCTACCATTTCAACGAAAGAGCTTACCCAGGCTAAAGTTACTGACGTAGCTACAGGCTTGGCTGGTAAGGTTTCTGGTTTACAGGTAAACCTGGCCGATAACGGTGTTGACCCGCAAGTACGCGTTGTATTACGTGGTAACAGGTCAATCACCGGTAATAACCAGGCTCTTATAGTTGTTGACGGTGTGCCAATAGATGATCCTAACTATTTGAACACGATCAACCCTGAAGACATTGAAAGTACAACTGTATTGAAAGGTGCAACCGCTGCCGCTATCTATGGTTCAAAAGCATCAAACGGTGTATTGATCATCACTACCAAGCATGGTTCAAAAGTTGCTCCATCAATTACCGTAAGTAATACTACTTATTTACAACAGCTTTCTTATTTGCCAAAATTACAAAACCAGTTTGGTGGTTATGGTGGTGAAGGCGGCTCGTATGTAAATGCTAACGGTACGGTTAACCCGGTTGGTTATGAGAACGAAGCATATGGCCCCGCATTTGACGGTCGTCAGCTTTTAATAGCATTATCACCTATTTTTGCTGCTGACGGTACTACTGTTACCGGTTATGATTCATTATACTCTCCTTATACTTACAAAAAGAACGCGGTAAAAGATTTCTTTAAAACAGGCTTACAAAACCAGTTCAATGTTTCATATTCAGCAGGTACCGACCACGGAACATTTTATTTAGGTTTCCAGGATGCTACAACTGATGGTATTGTTCCTGATGATCATTCAAGAAGAGATAACATTACTATTTCAGGTAACCAGGATTATGGTAATTTCCATGCTGATTACAAAGTTTCGTATGACCAAAACAATGTTAATGTAGCTGGTAACAGTTACAACCAGGCAACTACCTCAGGTGGTTTAGAATCTGCTGGTGTATTCTCAGGCAGGCCTTTATATTTTGAGATAATTAATACGCCTCCAAATATTCCGCTTGAAGATTTTAAAGATCCAACCAGCCAGTATGGTAATCCTAACTCATATTACAGTGCATACTCAACAAATCCTTACTGGACTATTGCTAACTCAAGAAGGAAGCGTGATACTTATGACCTGTTAGGTACATTAAACCTTGCTTACAAAATAACTCCATGGTTGTCAATTGCTGACAGGATTGGTATTACACAAACTACCGAGCAGTTTAAGTACACAAGAGCCGGTATCACATTTGCTCCATGGGCAATTGCCGATCCGCAAAGTGCAGGTAACGTTCCTTCATCTCAGGGATACCTTGCTCCATCAGAATTTGATGAGACATATTTTGAGCAAAGACTTAATAATGACCTTTATGCAACCTTTAACAAAAAATTTGGTGACTTTAGCGTAAACGGCTTAGTAGGTTATAACATGGAACAACGTTACCAAAGAGGTATCCAACTTCAAGGTGATGCCTTACAGTTCCCGAATGATTATAACATTGGCAGCGTACTTGGTGTGCCTGATTATGCTGAGTTTAGCTATACACAAAGAGATTACTCTTTTTATGAGCAGGCAACTGTTGGTTATAAAGATTTCTTATACTTAACCGGTACAAACCGCGATGAGTGGAACTCAGTATTAGCTGCAGGTCACGACCATTTTGAATATCCATCTGTAAACGCATCTTATATTTTCACAAACAATATAAAGGCGTTAAAGGATAACAAAGTATTAAGCTACGGTAAGTTAACCGCTGCTTACTCAAAGGTTGCCAACATCAACATTGGCGGTACCAACGGTAACCCTTATGGTGCTTACTCTTTAATTAACCCTTTTGTTCCGCCAACAGGATATCCTTATGGTTCAATTGGTGGTTATTCTCAATCAACGCTATATTTAAATCCAGATATTCAGCCTGAAAAAACAACTGAATATGAGTTTGGTACTGAGTTAGGATTTTTGGATGGCAGAATCAGTTTAAAAGCTGATTACTATCAAAGTAAAACCAGGAACGAAAGCTTAACTGCTGACGTATCTGCTGCAACAGGCTTTACTCAAAAATTAGTTAACGCCGGTTTGGTTACCAACACAGGTGAAGAGTTTGACCTGAACGTGATCGCCATAAAATCAAGATCAGTTACCTGGGATATCGGTGCTACTTATTCACATTATCATAACCTGATTAATCAGTTACCTGGTGGAGAAGTTCAGTTGAGCTCATTCTCTGATGGTGTAGGTGGTGGTATATATGCTATACAAGGTCAGTCATTCCCTGTTATTAAAACTAATGATTGGACAAGAGACCCTGCAACTGGTAAGGTTATTGTTGACCCTACAACAGGCCGCCCAACAGTTGACCCTACTGAAAAAACGTATGGAAATACAACCCCAACACAAATCTTAGGTTTAACCAACTCAATCAGCTATAAAAACTTCACATTCTCTTTCGTGCTTGATTACCGTGGTGGTTACTCTATCATGAATGATATCGGTGCTTACCTTAACTTTACAGGTATTGGTGCTCAATCAGCTGAAAATGGTCGTCAACGGTTTATATTCCCGAATTCAGTTGTATCTCAAGGTGGTAAATATGTTACAAACACAAGCGTAGCTGTTAACAACGGTGGCAACATCGCAGGTGATGGTTTCTGGCCATTAGTTTACGGTAGCAACTTAGGTAGTATTTATGTAACTAGCGCGGCTTTCTGGAAAGTAAGAGAGGCTAACCTTACTTACGACGTTCCAAAGAGCTTTTTAGCATCCAATTTGCCGTTTATTAAAAGAGCCAGTGTGAGCTTGATAGGAAGAAACTTATTAATGTTTACGCCTAAATCAAATATTTATACTGACCCTGAATTTAGTGAATCAGGTAATGGTAATGCGGTTGGTGCTACATCTGATGGCCAGTTGCCTCCTACCAGATTTTATGGAGCTAACTTAACAGTTACATTTTAA
- a CDS encoding PadR family transcriptional regulator: MIVENTQTQMRKGILEYCILSIIAKGETYASDIIAELKKAQLLVVEGTLYPLLTRLKNNGLLTYNWVESTSGPPRKYYILADEGKKVLEQLDKTWTELEFAVHTAIGNRNKPDEPEANNEKNQPEI; this comes from the coding sequence ATGATTGTTGAAAATACACAAACCCAAATGCGGAAAGGCATATTAGAATATTGCATACTTTCCATAATAGCCAAGGGCGAAACTTATGCGTCAGACATTATTGCTGAACTTAAAAAAGCCCAACTGCTTGTAGTTGAGGGTACTCTGTATCCTTTATTAACGCGCCTAAAAAATAATGGCCTGCTAACTTATAATTGGGTAGAATCGACATCGGGGCCGCCACGCAAGTATTATATACTTGCTGATGAGGGCAAAAAGGTTTTGGAACAGCTGGATAAGACATGGACGGAGCTGGAGTTTGCCGTTCATACCGCAATAGGCAACAGGAATAAACCAGATGAGCCGGAAGCGAATAATGAGAAAAATCAGCCTGAAATTTAA
- a CDS encoding PspC domain-containing protein, with product MNKTIIININGTVFHIEEDAYEILKEYMTNVKRHFLNSADSLEITTDIENRLAEMFSEILTHENKQVVVEQDVQSVIEQMGTVDEFDEIYEDAKTDTNSTNTYATGERRLFRDPDDHLVSGVCAGIANYFNIEPVWIRLAFALSFFFAGSGLLLYIILWIVIPKALTRADRMAMKGEKLNLQGFKNNLEEELSSVRNHLNNLGQEARPFVYKLRDFITDFAHHLGLFFNGAGKILIKILGVIILLAFFAGAIALVVTLVAFLGFGAGHGNGMFPMSIWVNEHADRIYIAAFLTAFIPVLTIILMLISAVFNTASISRSTGTTILVVWICAVSVLVFYIAKVGSNFRESASFTQTVNLKATPNNVYYLKLDNVKYLTRDDSLRLDVKNNFRNMILTNDFEDDPEPRNISVSIERSDISQPVMIESFTAKGHNYENALLNARDTKYIYIQEDSVLKLDDKLRRSPNSSWHAEYLDITIKLPLNSKVIIDQELNNRINLNNVSVNDCKNLNKQYNASSAAFIMTDNGLQCKVDTVVTVKTQTQIDSARKATSAKTIAKLQAQIDSTRKADSVLKHK from the coding sequence ATGAATAAAACTATCATCATAAATATAAACGGCACCGTATTCCATATAGAAGAGGATGCCTACGAAATACTAAAGGAGTATATGACGAATGTGAAGCGTCATTTCCTTAACTCGGCCGATAGCCTGGAGATCACCACTGACATTGAAAACCGCCTTGCCGAAATGTTCTCTGAAATATTAACGCATGAGAATAAGCAGGTTGTTGTTGAGCAGGATGTACAATCGGTTATTGAGCAAATGGGTACCGTAGATGAGTTTGACGAAATTTACGAGGACGCCAAAACCGATACCAATAGCACTAACACCTATGCTACCGGCGAACGCAGGTTATTCCGCGATCCGGACGATCACCTGGTGAGCGGCGTTTGCGCAGGTATAGCCAATTACTTTAACATTGAGCCGGTGTGGATAAGACTGGCATTTGCCTTATCATTCTTTTTTGCCGGATCGGGCCTGCTACTATATATAATACTATGGATAGTGATACCCAAAGCATTAACCCGCGCCGACCGCATGGCCATGAAAGGCGAAAAGCTGAACTTACAAGGCTTTAAAAATAACCTTGAAGAAGAGTTAAGCTCTGTACGTAATCACCTGAACAATTTAGGCCAGGAGGCCCGCCCGTTTGTATATAAACTGCGCGATTTTATAACAGATTTTGCGCATCACCTGGGCTTATTTTTTAATGGTGCAGGTAAAATTTTAATTAAGATACTGGGTGTTATAATATTGCTGGCGTTTTTTGCAGGCGCTATAGCCTTAGTGGTAACATTGGTGGCATTTTTAGGTTTTGGCGCCGGGCATGGCAATGGCATGTTCCCAATGTCGATATGGGTAAATGAGCATGCAGACAGGATATATATAGCAGCGTTCTTAACCGCCTTTATACCTGTGCTTACAATTATATTAATGTTGATAAGCGCGGTGTTCAATACAGCATCCATCAGCCGATCAACAGGTACTACTATATTGGTAGTTTGGATATGTGCTGTGAGCGTACTGGTATTTTATATTGCCAAGGTAGGTTCCAATTTCAGGGAATCAGCCAGCTTTACACAAACCGTAAATTTAAAAGCTACGCCCAACAATGTTTATTACTTAAAACTTGATAACGTTAAATACCTCACACGCGATGACAGTTTGCGCCTGGATGTGAAAAACAATTTTCGCAATATGATACTGACTAATGATTTTGAGGATGATCCGGAGCCGCGCAACATCAGCGTTAGTATTGAGCGCAGTGACATCAGCCAGCCTGTTATGATAGAGTCATTTACAGCAAAGGGACATAATTATGAAAATGCGCTGTTAAATGCACGCGACACCAAATACATATACATCCAGGAAGATTCGGTTTTAAAACTTGACGACAAGCTACGAAGAAGCCCTAATTCATCATGGCATGCAGAATATTTGGATATTACCATAAAGCTGCCTTTAAATTCAAAGGTTATAATTGACCAGGAACTGAATAACCGCATCAACCTTAATAATGTTAGCGTTAATGATTGCAAAAACCTGAACAAACAGTATAATGCAAGCTCAGCAGCCTTTATTATGACGGATAATGGCCTGCAATGCAAGGTTGATACCGTTGTAACTGTGAAGACACAAACACAGATCGACTCTGCCCGTAAAGCAACCAGCGCAAAAACTATTGCAAAACTACAGGCCCAAATTGATTCGACCCGCAAGGCCGATAGCGTGTTAAAACATAAATAA